Proteins from a single region of Desulfosporosinus sp. Sb-LF:
- a CDS encoding ribosomal-processing cysteine protease Prp: MRLIVWADDQGRIREFELSGHAGFASEGQDIVCAGVSALSIAAYNGLEHFLSVAPKVQQGDGHLACQLFGIAEQELEKAQWILQTMVLGIELIQTTYGQDYIFIDRRRWTPC, encoded by the coding sequence ATTCGCTTGATAGTTTGGGCGGATGATCAAGGGCGGATACGTGAATTCGAGTTGTCTGGACATGCTGGTTTTGCGAGTGAGGGTCAAGATATTGTCTGTGCAGGTGTTTCCGCACTGAGCATTGCGGCCTACAATGGGTTGGAACATTTCTTGTCGGTGGCTCCTAAAGTACAGCAGGGGGATGGACATCTCGCCTGTCAGCTTTTTGGTATCGCAGAGCAAGAACTGGAGAAGGCTCAGTGGATTTTGCAAACCATGGTGTTAGGCATTGAATTAATACAAACGACTTACGGTCAAGATTATATATTTATAGATCGAAGGAGGTGGACTCCATGCTAA
- a CDS encoding nucleotidyltransferase substrate binding protein: MSEPNIKVTNFDNALSRLKEGIAKYDESDDLLRDGVIQRFVFTFELAWKTLKAVFEYEGLTGLNSPKTVLREAFAAELIKDDELWLSMLSDRNSTAHIYNEQLAIEICHNIQAKYAIALVNLLEEIKIRLGE, encoded by the coding sequence ATGAGCGAACCAAACATAAAAGTCACTAATTTTGACAATGCACTTTCCAGACTAAAAGAAGGGATCGCCAAATACGATGAATCCGATGACCTGTTAAGAGATGGGGTAATACAGCGTTTTGTGTTTACCTTTGAGCTTGCGTGGAAAACTTTAAAGGCAGTCTTTGAATATGAGGGCTTAACAGGCCTGAATTCTCCGAAGACGGTCTTGCGTGAAGCCTTTGCGGCAGAGCTTATCAAAGATGACGAATTGTGGCTTTCTATGCTCAGTGACAGAAATTCAACAGCACACATCTACAATGAACAATTGGCGATTGAAATATGTCATAATATACAAGCGAAATATGCCATTGCACTTGTTAATTTGCTTGAGGAAATTAAAATAAGACTCGGTGAGTAA
- a CDS encoding MBL fold metallo-hydrolase: MVNQNFKLKYLYHSGFLVETDKNLLIFDYYQGEAESLVKESSKHIFIFSSHSHPDHFNPVILEWQKDRPDIKYILSSDISVPQTMENINVLSPYEKLELGDLKIKAYNSTDIGVSFLVEVEGIRFFHAGDLNWWYWSGDTPEEMIKAEKGFKDEVQKIKGETIDIAFFPVDPRLEQNYSAGAEYFIQELAPRIFIPMHFADSPEIATKFANKMQECPSKILTLFQKGQEIIL, from the coding sequence ATGGTAAACCAAAATTTCAAACTTAAATATTTGTATCACAGTGGTTTCTTAGTAGAAACGGATAAAAATCTGCTTATATTTGATTACTATCAAGGCGAGGCCGAAAGTTTAGTCAAAGAAAGTTCTAAACATATCTTTATCTTTTCCTCTCATAGTCATCCTGACCATTTTAATCCTGTGATCCTAGAATGGCAAAAAGACAGACCAGATATCAAATATATCTTAAGCTCTGATATTAGTGTTCCACAAACGATGGAGAACATTAACGTTCTATCTCCCTATGAGAAGCTTGAACTAGGTGACTTGAAAATAAAGGCCTACAATTCAACGGATATAGGCGTATCCTTTCTTGTCGAAGTAGAAGGTATTCGATTCTTTCATGCCGGAGATTTAAACTGGTGGTACTGGTCTGGTGACACCCCAGAGGAAATGATCAAGGCCGAAAAAGGTTTTAAAGACGAGGTTCAAAAAATCAAGGGGGAAACGATCGATATTGCTTTCTTCCCGGTCGACCCGAGGCTCGAGCAAAACTATAGTGCAGGAGCGGAGTACTTTATTCAGGAGCTTGCCCCCCGTATTTTCATTCCGATGCACTTTGCAGATAGCCCTGAGATCGCCACGAAGTTTGCTAACAAGATGCAGGAATGCCCCAGCAAAATTTTGACTCTTTTTCAAAAGGGACAAGAGATTATACTTTAA
- a CDS encoding HlyD family efflux transporter periplasmic adaptor subunit, with product MKNNKKGNRKVIIWSIIGVLAVASGIALYAMPKKTNYTEVKPMVGNLATNYSYSGSVEAKNRQTVLADKTMQINEIKVKEGQQVTTDSVLMTTVMGGEIKPKIAGEVSTIYVEENAQLMPGSKLIDIVDYSDLQLKVQVDEYDLSAVSIGKDATVTIHSFSKDVSGKITDVSKEGEYANGVTNFIATISLPKDSNLRVGMSAEAKVLNQSVSNVVLLPMSALQFDANNSPYVLIKDSNNNNTPKTVAVTLGINDGVHVEIKSGVTANDTVLVPPTVKPTGFGSGSPMRQSTKETATPQGSSGGAKGQ from the coding sequence ATGAAAAATAATAAAAAGGGAAATAGGAAGGTCATCATATGGTCAATCATCGGAGTTTTAGCCGTGGCATCAGGTATTGCACTTTATGCTATGCCTAAAAAAACAAACTATACCGAAGTTAAACCTATGGTTGGAAATTTAGCAACCAATTACAGCTACTCGGGCAGCGTAGAGGCCAAAAACAGACAAACGGTTTTAGCGGATAAGACGATGCAAATCAACGAAATTAAGGTTAAAGAGGGGCAACAGGTTACAACGGATTCTGTTTTAATGACGACCGTGATGGGCGGAGAGATAAAGCCAAAGATCGCTGGAGAAGTTTCAACCATATATGTTGAAGAAAATGCACAGCTTATGCCTGGCTCAAAGCTGATTGATATTGTTGATTACTCTGATTTGCAGCTGAAAGTACAGGTTGATGAATACGACCTGTCGGCTGTTTCGATAGGCAAGGACGCAACCGTTACCATTCATTCCTTTAGTAAAGATGTTAGTGGGAAAATAACCGATGTGTCTAAAGAGGGTGAATACGCTAACGGTGTTACAAATTTTATAGCGACCATTTCACTCCCTAAGGATAGCAACCTGCGCGTAGGTATGTCGGCAGAAGCCAAGGTCTTAAATCAAAGCGTGTCTAATGTCGTTCTTCTACCGATGTCTGCCCTACAGTTTGACGCGAACAACAGTCCTTATGTCTTGATAAAAGACAGCAACAACAATAATACACCCAAAACTGTCGCGGTAACACTAGGTATTAATGATGGAGTACACGTAGAGATTAAAAGTGGTGTGACCGCCAATGACACCGTACTAGTCCCTCCAACCGTTAAGCCCACCGGTTTTGGTTCTGGCTCCCCAATGAGGCAAAGCACCAAAGAAACCGCAACCCCTCAAGGAAGCTCCGGAGGTGCCAAGGGACAATGA
- a CDS encoding nucleotidyltransferase domain-containing protein, with translation MAFDLDKRLIQSIQEIGQNYAIEQIVLFGSRARGDHKPTSDIDLAVFLLPEFDSRGHMSSDFDDLNTLLKIDIVFINEHVDPELLKNIEREGVFLYERTKHKSH, from the coding sequence ATGGCTTTTGATTTAGACAAACGACTAATTCAGAGTATCCAAGAAATTGGTCAAAACTATGCCATAGAACAAATAGTTCTTTTCGGGTCACGGGCAAGAGGTGATCATAAGCCAACAAGCGATATCGATCTTGCAGTTTTTCTATTGCCAGAGTTTGATAGCAGAGGGCATATGAGTAGTGACTTTGACGACCTTAATACGCTCTTGAAAATAGACATCGTATTCATTAATGAACATGTTGATCCTGAATTATTGAAAAACATCGAGAGAGAAGGTGTATTTCTATATGAGCGAACCAAACATAAAAGTCACTAA
- a CDS encoding ABC transporter ATP-binding protein — protein MSEILSMQDIVKCYFLDAEELVVLNNINLKINEGEFVSILGPSGSGKSTLMNIIGCLDVPTSGNYMLANQNVEDLDEKELARIRNREIGFVFQSFQLLLRLNALENVELPMIYAGVSPEDRKKRAAAILERVGLAGKMNNYPNQLSGGQQQRVAIARSVVTEPSILLADEPTGALDQKTGQQIMQLFKELNDEGRTIIMITHDTSIAKHSKRIVNILDGRLSEEEMN, from the coding sequence ATGAGTGAAATTCTAAGTATGCAGGACATTGTCAAATGCTACTTTTTAGATGCTGAAGAACTCGTGGTACTTAATAATATCAATCTGAAAATTAATGAAGGTGAGTTTGTATCGATCTTAGGACCCTCCGGCTCCGGCAAATCCACCCTTATGAATATTATTGGCTGTCTTGATGTTCCTACCAGCGGAAACTATATGCTAGCCAATCAAAATGTTGAAGATCTAGACGAAAAGGAATTAGCACGAATACGAAATCGAGAAATCGGTTTTGTGTTTCAGAGCTTTCAGCTTCTGCTGAGATTGAATGCCCTTGAAAACGTAGAATTGCCCATGATTTATGCGGGTGTATCGCCGGAAGACCGCAAAAAAAGAGCTGCAGCAATACTGGAACGTGTAGGCCTTGCCGGGAAAATGAATAACTACCCGAACCAGCTTTCGGGTGGACAACAACAGCGTGTTGCAATTGCCCGTTCTGTTGTGACTGAACCGTCAATCCTGCTGGCCGACGAGCCAACCGGGGCACTGGACCAAAAGACCGGACAACAAATTATGCAGTTATTTAAGGAACTTAATGATGAAGGAAGAACGATTATTATGATTACCCATGATACGAGTATTGCCAAACATTCTAAAAGAATTGTGAATATCCTTGATGGACGTTTAAGTGAGGAGGAAATGAACTAA
- a CDS encoding cell wall-binding repeat-containing protein — MNKTKKTLASLAIAGMTLSMLPFNAFASGTVPTRLAGTTAAQTAATIADQTGWTGTAVLASSASYGMVDALTSGPLATFLNAPILLQEPGNVLNADTKAELTKLNVKTVYVTSGTAVISQAVLDQLKGMGITVVPLGGADRFETSVNIAKKMVTLGAPVSKVAVAYGWLNQDALSIASIASASNEPILLTERGSVPASVQAFLTANTSIISSDVIGGTGVISDAVKAAFPDATRHAGNTAYDTNNQVIQDFSSSLEFNNVYVANGVTGIDALAGAPLAAQTKSAIVLTDGTVPAAATFVHSKLAAGSVVTALGGSAVVSDSVLTGVVNGTPTPAQGNLAVTSVSAISASSFKVVFNQAPADTSKVTFTVQRSTTPVTVTMTWNAAKTEATVSSASNLPEGSYTVAVKNDTTDLGTSTVAISAQKVAKINITSTKLSITSANVGYATYNVLDQYGNDITTSSLANSLTFQSGAGTVTINKGLLKLDPGAGGQNLMQSPSISITGYDSTSGVSTNATLTTSSALGTLSNMTLNTLSNANGKVLTDGDTSSVFYIDYTATDVSGNATKDYDLVVNGLITNTISGNQNCLTTSNSNVLAQVVTDPSDSNKAAIKVTVVGNSNLSMDLPVTITAMSYSGTTSTLNVTLKKAATVDTFTLMVPAYDIAVNEQKEIPFTAFDQNGVALTKKSDLTGITFTGATLDTNIDGTAVLKNNSQSVDGPMIITAMTSTGKFSSITINIQKAVKADTLSVDSSILVSAMQAGAAQKIDFGYDKGGLSVKDQYGRLIDMTGGTDTYEVLAVSSDNTIVSTTGPAKVGQNPIMINAVKTGTATVNFQLVAIADPTKVINSQSVTFSVIKNDDIKGYTVDAVANPIYANADLTAITGRDTDYHANPKVYGATASGTKVLLGGTPIIGAFVDNTKDFAIETPVGAYDTVKVIAGKLANNVTDSTTNLTVTILGTDGTVKSLTTPIKSSTAAPVASTLVAKVDSSVPGVSVSSDGTTATVSVASGVLAPNKVMARFNAAGSSTDRAAIYFYALDQYGTKGMKLAQITKVASGSTLTNDQFNVNSDGTITGTGAVAGGTVTLTGVTSNGLIKTIKVIFN; from the coding sequence ATGAATAAAACTAAAAAAACCTTAGCTTCATTAGCTATTGCAGGTATGACCTTAAGCATGCTACCATTCAACGCCTTTGCCTCTGGTACGGTTCCAACTCGCCTAGCCGGCACAACCGCTGCCCAAACTGCAGCAACCATCGCTGATCAAACTGGCTGGACAGGCACCGCAGTTCTGGCATCATCTGCCTCTTATGGCATGGTGGATGCACTGACATCTGGTCCGCTCGCTACGTTCCTTAATGCTCCAATTCTTCTACAAGAGCCTGGAAACGTTTTGAATGCTGATACTAAAGCTGAGCTCACAAAACTGAATGTAAAAACAGTTTATGTAACTAGCGGAACTGCCGTGATCAGTCAAGCAGTGCTTGATCAATTAAAAGGTATGGGTATTACAGTTGTTCCCCTTGGTGGAGCAGACCGCTTCGAAACATCCGTGAATATAGCTAAGAAAATGGTAACCCTTGGCGCTCCCGTTTCTAAAGTTGCTGTTGCTTATGGCTGGTTGAACCAAGACGCGCTCTCGATTGCTTCGATAGCCTCAGCTTCCAATGAGCCGATTCTCTTAACTGAAAGAGGTTCAGTTCCTGCGAGTGTACAAGCTTTCTTGACTGCCAACACAAGCATCATATCCTCGGATGTTATCGGCGGAACAGGCGTTATCAGTGATGCTGTAAAGGCTGCCTTTCCTGACGCAACCCGTCACGCTGGCAATACTGCCTATGACACTAACAACCAAGTCATCCAAGATTTCAGCTCATCTCTTGAGTTTAACAATGTCTATGTAGCTAACGGCGTAACAGGCATTGATGCTCTTGCTGGTGCACCACTTGCAGCTCAGACTAAATCAGCAATTGTTCTCACGGACGGAACAGTTCCCGCTGCTGCTACGTTTGTTCACAGTAAACTTGCTGCTGGTAGTGTTGTTACAGCCCTCGGTGGTTCGGCCGTCGTTTCTGATTCAGTCCTAACCGGAGTGGTAAACGGCACTCCGACACCTGCACAAGGTAATCTCGCAGTTACATCCGTAAGTGCTATCAGCGCTTCGAGCTTCAAAGTAGTCTTCAACCAAGCTCCAGCAGATACTTCCAAGGTTACATTTACTGTGCAGAGATCAACGACTCCTGTTACGGTAACCATGACTTGGAATGCCGCTAAGACAGAAGCTACCGTGAGCAGTGCCTCCAATTTGCCAGAAGGATCTTATACAGTAGCTGTTAAGAATGACACAACCGATCTTGGAACTTCAACTGTTGCTATATCCGCACAAAAGGTTGCCAAGATTAATATTACGTCGACTAAATTATCGATCACCAGTGCAAATGTTGGGTATGCAACTTACAATGTCTTAGACCAATATGGAAATGATATTACAACGTCATCTCTTGCTAATAGTTTAACATTCCAAAGTGGAGCTGGTACTGTTACCATAAATAAAGGCTTGCTTAAATTAGACCCAGGTGCAGGTGGTCAGAATCTTATGCAGTCTCCTTCGATAAGCATAACTGGTTATGATTCAACGTCTGGAGTTTCAACCAATGCTACTTTAACTACGTCTTCAGCACTTGGCACATTAAGCAATATGACCCTGAATACCTTATCAAATGCTAATGGAAAAGTTTTGACAGATGGAGATACCTCAAGCGTATTCTATATTGATTATACTGCTACTGATGTAAGTGGTAATGCTACAAAAGATTATGACCTCGTAGTCAATGGTTTGATCACTAATACTATCAGCGGTAATCAGAATTGCTTAACGACTTCAAACTCTAATGTCCTAGCTCAAGTAGTCACGGACCCTAGCGATTCTAACAAAGCGGCCATAAAAGTTACTGTTGTTGGTAATAGTAATCTTTCAATGGATCTTCCTGTAACAATTACAGCAATGTCATATTCAGGAACTACTTCAACCTTAAATGTAACCTTAAAGAAAGCCGCAACAGTCGATACCTTTACGCTAATGGTTCCAGCCTATGATATAGCTGTTAACGAACAAAAAGAGATTCCTTTTACAGCTTTTGATCAAAATGGCGTTGCTTTAACCAAGAAAAGTGATTTGACGGGTATTACCTTTACCGGAGCAACACTTGACACAAACATCGATGGAACAGCTGTGTTGAAAAACAACTCACAATCCGTTGACGGTCCTATGATCATAACAGCTATGACATCAACCGGTAAATTTAGTTCAATCACCATCAACATTCAAAAAGCTGTCAAAGCTGACACATTAAGTGTAGATTCTTCAATCCTAGTAAGCGCTATGCAAGCAGGTGCTGCTCAAAAAATCGACTTCGGTTATGATAAAGGTGGTTTATCTGTTAAAGATCAATATGGTAGACTCATTGATATGACAGGTGGTACCGACACTTACGAAGTTCTAGCTGTATCAAGTGATAACACTATTGTAAGTACAACGGGACCAGCAAAGGTTGGCCAAAATCCAATTATGATTAACGCCGTAAAAACTGGAACTGCAACAGTCAACTTCCAATTAGTCGCTATAGCTGATCCAACCAAAGTGATTAACTCGCAATCAGTCACGTTCTCAGTCATAAAAAATGATGATATTAAAGGCTATACAGTCGATGCAGTGGCAAATCCAATCTATGCTAATGCCGATTTGACTGCTATCACTGGAAGAGATACTGACTATCACGCTAATCCAAAAGTTTATGGTGCGACAGCAAGTGGAACAAAAGTACTATTAGGTGGCACTCCAATCATTGGAGCATTTGTAGATAATACAAAAGACTTTGCTATCGAAACTCCAGTAGGTGCCTATGATACCGTAAAGGTAATTGCCGGGAAATTAGCTAATAATGTTACAGATTCAACCACAAATTTAACCGTAACGATATTAGGCACGGATGGCACTGTCAAGTCACTTACGACACCGATCAAATCTTCGACTGCAGCACCTGTCGCTAGTACTCTTGTCGCTAAAGTTGATTCTTCTGTGCCTGGCGTTTCAGTAAGTTCCGACGGAACTACTGCAACAGTGAGTGTCGCTTCTGGTGTCTTAGCTCCCAACAAAGTTATGGCAAGATTTAATGCCGCTGGAAGTTCTACAGACAGAGCAGCCATTTACTTCTATGCTCTCGATCAATATGGTACAAAAGGTATGAAATTAGCACAAATTACAAAGGTCGCTTCTGGAAGCACTTTAACGAATGACCAATTCAATGTCAATTCCGATGGCACGATCACAGGTACTGGTGCAGTTGCTGGCGGAACCGTTACGCTCACTGGGGTTACCTCTAATGGATTAATAAAAACCATTAAGGTGATATTTAACTAA
- a CDS encoding VOC family protein, whose product MKFRFDHNNINVFNLEKSLKFYKDALGLIEVKRHEQANGDFILVYLGDGVTQHSLELTWLKERTETYNLGENEFHVAFTVDDFEAAYEHHRQMGCICYENKEMGIYFINDPDNYWVEILPTR is encoded by the coding sequence ATGAAATTCAGATTTGACCATAACAATATCAATGTTTTTAATCTTGAGAAGAGCCTCAAGTTCTACAAGGATGCCTTAGGATTAATAGAGGTTAAACGACATGAGCAGGCGAATGGGGACTTTATCCTTGTTTATCTTGGAGACGGTGTTACCCAGCATAGCTTGGAGCTAACTTGGCTGAAGGAGAGAACCGAAACCTATAACTTAGGAGAAAACGAATTCCACGTTGCGTTTACGGTCGATGATTTTGAAGCTGCATACGAACATCACAGGCAAATGGGTTGTATCTGCTACGAAAACAAGGAAATGGGCATCTACTTCATTAATGATCCAGATAATTACTGGGTAGAAATTTTACCTACCCGATAA
- a CDS encoding cell wall-binding repeat-containing protein, with protein sequence MKKLNLKLVALVLCLLISTLIFPKNSLALSTPSTPTNLTATVASSNQIYLTWNPVSSATYYYVYRATTTSGTYTNIASITTANYTDSSLSLNTTYCYKVLAVNSAGTSSDSSIVYATTTNSSGVPSTPTNLIATVASINQINLTWDPISSATYYYVYRSTSPYGTYSIVAVPTTTNYTDPNLSINTTYYYKVQAVGSVGTSSDSSIVYATTIVSNGALSAPTNLIATVASSNQIYLIWDPASYTTYYDVYRSTSPNGTYTIIAVPTTPNYTDSNLSLNTTYYYKVQAVNSSGSSSFSSTVYATTANSNGALPAPTTLTTTVANSNQMYLTWNPVSSAAYYYVYRATSPSNAYTNIATITTTNYTDFNLSQNTTYYYKVQAVNSSGLSSFSSIAYATTANTDNTAPPDAPPDASSQIQSDRLAGEDMYETSAEVAESGWKTSYYAFIVSGENFSDALCSAPLAQKYNAPLLLTPKDTLNEQTKTQLLRLKVKNVIIIGGSGVVSSVVEQSIKSMGIEVSRIAGNDRYETSIKIAQSMGQFNQAIIASGDTFPDALSIAPIAAMKRIPILLTPKDSLPQSVRAYLLKNVQSTYVVGGTGVVSENVLKQLPSPKRLSGINRYETNISIIKEFADELDFNLCYISTGEYYADALAGSTLASLTNSPVILVSNPVDQSTIDFFRDKTSSIKKEIVFGGTVVVPESVLISLNGTTVGTDTPSTPAGVSATTVSSSQINLTWESVSGATSYYVYGATSSSGTYTHIATVTTTSYANTGLWADTTYYYKVQAVNSAGSSSDSPLAYAKTT encoded by the coding sequence ATGAAAAAGCTCAATCTCAAATTAGTAGCCCTAGTACTATGTTTATTAATCTCAACCTTAATATTTCCGAAAAACAGTTTAGCGTTAAGTACCCCATCAACACCGACAAATCTTACAGCTACGGTCGCAAGTAGCAATCAGATATACCTGACATGGAATCCTGTAAGTTCCGCAACTTACTATTATGTTTACAGGGCAACCACAACATCCGGAACTTATACAAATATTGCTTCGATTACAACCGCCAATTATACAGATTCCAGCTTGTCACTAAACACTACCTACTGTTACAAAGTGCTGGCTGTAAACAGTGCCGGAACAAGCTCTGATTCCTCCATAGTTTATGCGACAACGACTAATTCTAGCGGTGTTCCATCAACACCGACAAATCTTATCGCCACAGTTGCAAGTATCAATCAAATAAACCTAACATGGGATCCCATAAGTTCCGCAACCTACTATTATGTCTATAGATCAACCTCCCCCTATGGTACTTACAGCATTGTTGCTGTGCCAACAACCACAAATTATACAGATCCCAACTTGTCAATAAACACTACCTATTATTACAAAGTACAGGCCGTTGGCAGCGTCGGAACAAGCTCAGATTCTTCGATAGTTTATGCGACAACTATTGTTTCTAACGGCGCTTTGTCTGCACCGACAAATCTTATAGCTACAGTTGCAAGTAGCAATCAGATATACCTGATATGGGATCCCGCAAGTTACACAACCTACTATGATGTCTACAGGTCGACCTCGCCAAATGGCACTTACACCATTATTGCTGTGCCAACAACCCCAAATTATACAGATTCTAACTTGTCACTGAACACTACTTATTATTACAAAGTACAGGCAGTAAACAGTTCTGGATCAAGCTCTTTTTCGTCGACAGTCTATGCGACAACGGCTAATTCTAATGGTGCTCTGCCAGCACCGACAACTCTCACAACCACGGTCGCTAATTCCAATCAAATGTACCTGACATGGAATCCCGTAAGTTCCGCAGCTTACTATTATGTTTACCGGGCAACATCGCCCTCCAATGCCTACACTAATATTGCTACCATCACAACTACAAATTATACAGATTTCAACTTATCACAGAACACTACCTATTATTACAAAGTACAGGCAGTGAACAGTTCTGGATTAAGCTCTTTTTCATCGATAGCTTATGCAACCACTGCTAACACAGACAACACTGCTCCACCGGATGCTCCACCGGATGCTTCATCACAAATTCAGTCTGACCGATTAGCCGGAGAAGACATGTATGAAACTTCTGCAGAAGTTGCGGAATCGGGATGGAAAACCTCTTACTATGCCTTTATAGTCAGTGGGGAGAATTTTTCTGATGCCTTATGCAGTGCCCCACTTGCCCAAAAATATAATGCTCCACTATTACTAACGCCAAAGGATACCTTAAACGAACAAACAAAGACTCAGCTTTTACGCTTAAAGGTGAAAAACGTTATCATTATAGGTGGATCAGGTGTTGTTTCATCGGTCGTTGAACAAAGCATAAAAAGTATGGGAATAGAAGTATCAAGGATCGCGGGAAACGATCGCTACGAGACATCGATTAAAATTGCCCAATCGATGGGTCAATTTAACCAAGCTATAATTGCCAGTGGCGATACCTTTCCAGATGCTCTGTCAATTGCCCCAATTGCTGCAATGAAGAGAATTCCAATCCTTCTTACACCTAAGGATAGTTTACCTCAAAGCGTAAGAGCATATTTATTAAAAAATGTACAAAGCACCTATGTAGTTGGTGGGACTGGAGTTGTCAGTGAAAATGTACTTAAGCAACTTCCATCTCCCAAACGGCTAAGTGGGATCAATAGATATGAAACTAACATTAGTATTATTAAAGAATTCGCAGACGAACTCGATTTTAATCTTTGCTACATATCAACAGGTGAATATTACGCTGATGCTTTGGCTGGTTCAACGTTAGCTTCATTAACAAATTCACCCGTCATCTTGGTTAGCAATCCTGTCGACCAATCAACCATAGACTTTTTTAGAGATAAAACTAGTAGTATCAAGAAAGAAATTGTTTTTGGAGGAACAGTCGTTGTACCTGAAAGTGTTTTAATAAGCTTAAATGGAACTACCGTTGGGACTGATACACCGTCCACACCTGCAGGAGTAAGTGCAACAACCGTAAGTTCCAGCCAAATAAACCTTACTTGGGAGTCTGTTAGTGGAGCAACATCCTATTATGTTTACGGGGCAACCTCGTCTTCTGGGACTTATACCCATATTGCTACAGTTACAACCACTAGTTATGCAAATACCGGCCTATGGGCAGATACCACTTATTATTACAAAGTTCAGGCTGTAAACAGTGCAGGCTCAAGCTCAGATTCACCTCTAGCTTACGCAAAAACTACTTAG
- the rplU gene encoding 50S ribosomal protein L21 gives MYAVIETGGKQFKVQEGDVLYVEKLEANVGDAVTIDKVLLTEKDGVVSIGTPVVAGATAVLKVVEHGKGEKIIVFKFKSKKNYRRKQGHRQPYTKVVVEALQA, from the coding sequence ATGTACGCAGTGATTGAAACCGGTGGTAAACAATTCAAGGTTCAAGAGGGCGATGTACTTTACGTTGAGAAATTAGAAGCCAACGTAGGGGATGCCGTAACGATTGATAAGGTTCTCCTCACGGAAAAAGACGGTGTGGTTAGTATTGGAACCCCAGTCGTGGCTGGTGCTACAGCAGTGCTCAAGGTTGTTGAGCATGGCAAAGGGGAGAAGATTATTGTCTTCAAATTCAAGTCTAAGAAAAACTATCGTCGCAAACAAGGACATCGTCAACCCTACACAAAAGTTGTTGTCGAAGCGCTCCAAGCGTAA
- a CDS encoding DUF4023 domain-containing protein, whose protein sequence is MDEIEKIHDTQEKAEQNKKHQGKGNPDRKLPNKQHSTNK, encoded by the coding sequence ATGGATGAAATAGAAAAAATACACGATACGCAGGAGAAAGCCGAACAAAATAAAAAGCATCAAGGTAAAGGGAATCCAGACAGAAAGTTACCCAATAAGCAGCACAGTACCAATAAATAA
- the rpmA gene encoding 50S ribosomal protein L27, which produces MLKMNLQLFAHKKGVGSSRNGRDSNAQRLGVKRGDGQFVQAGTIIVRQRGTKFHPAKNCGLGKDDTLFALIDGYVKFEHKDRLHKQVSIYAERSTPVAIAQ; this is translated from the coding sequence ATGCTAAAAATGAATCTTCAACTTTTCGCCCATAAAAAAGGGGTTGGTAGCTCGCGTAACGGCCGGGATAGCAACGCTCAACGTCTTGGTGTGAAACGTGGCGACGGTCAATTCGTACAAGCTGGTACGATTATCGTACGTCAACGCGGAACAAAGTTCCATCCCGCGAAGAATTGTGGTTTGGGTAAAGATGATACTTTGTTTGCTCTGATTGACGGTTATGTTAAATTCGAGCATAAAGATCGGTTGCACAAACAAGTAAGTATTTATGCTGAACGTTCAACACCGGTAGCTATAGCCCAATAA